The following proteins are encoded in a genomic region of Aliiroseovarius sp. F47248L:
- a CDS encoding NAD-dependent epimerase/dehydratase family protein, translated as MASRKVLVTGSAGFVGYHLSKLLLAEGFRVHGYDGMTDYYDVTLKQHRHQMLLQNAGFSMTEGMLEDQALFDEVADGFAPDVIVHLAAQAGVRYSLENPRAYLDSNVIGTFNVMEAARRHKVDHLLMASTSSVYGANTDMPFIETEKADTQLTIYAATKKANESMAHSYAHLWDLPTTMFRFFTVYGPWGRPDMALFKFTKGIIDGTPIDIYNNGEMFRDFTYVEDLVRGIRLLIDAVPVRPDSPDDIEDGDSLSPAAPYRVVNLGNSDKVRLLDFVDAIEDALGRKAQRNYMEMQMGDVPATWADATLLKRLTGYRPATDFREGVNSFVAWYRNYYKV; from the coding sequence ATGGCATCACGCAAAGTTCTGGTCACCGGGTCGGCCGGTTTCGTCGGATATCACCTGTCCAAACTACTGCTGGCCGAAGGCTTTCGGGTGCATGGATATGACGGGATGACGGACTACTATGACGTGACGCTGAAACAGCACCGCCATCAGATGCTTTTGCAAAACGCGGGTTTTTCGATGACCGAAGGGATGCTGGAAGACCAGGCGTTGTTCGACGAGGTCGCCGACGGCTTCGCTCCTGATGTGATCGTCCATCTCGCGGCCCAAGCCGGCGTTCGTTACAGCCTCGAGAACCCCCGCGCCTATCTGGACAGCAATGTCATCGGCACGTTCAACGTGATGGAGGCCGCGCGGCGGCACAAGGTCGACCACCTGCTGATGGCCTCGACCAGTTCGGTCTATGGTGCAAACACCGACATGCCGTTCATCGAAACGGAAAAAGCCGACACCCAGCTGACCATTTATGCCGCCACCAAGAAGGCCAATGAAAGCATGGCGCACAGCTATGCCCATCTGTGGGATTTGCCGACAACGATGTTCCGGTTTTTTACCGTCTATGGCCCGTGGGGACGCCCCGACATGGCGCTGTTCAAGTTCACGAAAGGCATCATCGACGGCACCCCCATCGACATTTACAACAATGGCGAGATGTTCCGCGACTTTACCTATGTAGAAGATCTGGTGCGCGGCATCCGCCTGTTGATCGACGCCGTGCCCGTGCGACCCGACAGCCCCGATGACATCGAAGATGGCGACAGCCTGTCGCCCGCCGCACCCTATCGCGTGGTGAACCTTGGCAATTCCGATAAGGTGCGCCTGTTGGATTTCGTCGATGCGATCGAGGATGCCTTGGGTCGCAAAGCCCAGCGCAACTATATGGAGATGCAGATGGGCGATGTTCCGGCCACATGGGCGGATGCAACGCTGTTGAAGCGGCTGACAGGCTATCGCCCCGCCACCGATTTTCGCGAAGGGGTCAACAGCTTCGTCGCGTGGTATCGAAACTATTACAAGGTCTGA
- the ilvD gene encoding dihydroxy-acid dehydratase: protein MPAYRSRTSTHGRNMAGARGLWRATGMTDDDFGKPIIAIVNSFTQFVPGHVHLKDLGQMVAREVEAAGGVAKEFNTIAVDDGIAMGHDGMLYSLPSREVIADSVEYMVNAHCADAMVCISNCDKITPGMLMAAMRLNIPVIFVSGGPMEAGKIDIADLDMTKIDLVDAMVAAASEDLTDEQVQHIEENACPTCGSCSGMFTANSMNCLAEALGLALPGNGSTLATHSDRKNLFLEAGRKIVEITKRHYVNEEKGFLPREIATFDAFENAMSLDIAMGGSTNTVLHLLAIAHEGEVDFTMKDMDRLSRHVPCLCKVAPNIANVHMEDVHRAGGIFSILGELSRAGLLHNDCSTVHSSTMGEAIAKWDIKVANNPDAESLFKAAPGGVRTTQAFSTENRYKELDTDREGGVIRSKEHAFSQDGGLAVLFGNIALDGCIVKTAGVDESILKFTGTAHVCESQDAAVSDILTGKVKEGDVVVIRYEGPRGGPGMQEMLYPTSYLKSKGLGKACALLTDGRFSGGTSGLSIGHVSPEAAEGGAIGLVQQGDKIEIDIPNRTIHLALSDDELAARRAAQDEKGWHPAEPRKRKVSKALKAYALLASSAAKGAVRMID, encoded by the coding sequence ATGCCTGCTTATCGTTCCAGAACTTCGACCCATGGCCGCAACATGGCCGGTGCCCGCGGCCTTTGGCGCGCGACCGGCATGACCGACGATGATTTCGGCAAGCCGATCATCGCCATTGTAAACAGCTTTACGCAGTTTGTGCCGGGCCACGTTCACCTGAAAGATCTGGGCCAGATGGTCGCCCGCGAGGTCGAAGCTGCAGGCGGTGTCGCCAAGGAGTTCAACACCATTGCTGTCGATGACGGGATCGCGATGGGCCATGACGGCATGCTCTATTCGCTGCCGTCGCGCGAAGTGATTGCCGATAGCGTTGAATACATGGTTAACGCGCATTGTGCGGATGCGATGGTGTGCATCTCGAACTGCGACAAGATCACGCCGGGGATGTTGATGGCGGCAATGCGCTTGAATATTCCAGTGATCTTTGTTTCCGGCGGCCCGATGGAAGCGGGCAAGATCGACATCGCCGATCTTGATATGACCAAGATCGACCTTGTCGACGCGATGGTTGCTGCCGCAAGCGAGGACCTGACGGATGAACAGGTCCAGCATATCGAAGAAAACGCCTGCCCGACCTGCGGGTCGTGTTCGGGCATGTTCACCGCGAATTCGATGAACTGTCTGGCCGAGGCGCTGGGTCTTGCCCTTCCCGGCAATGGCTCGACCCTTGCAACGCATTCGGACCGTAAGAACCTGTTTCTGGAAGCCGGGCGCAAAATCGTCGAGATCACCAAGCGCCACTATGTGAACGAAGAAAAAGGTTTTCTGCCGCGCGAGATTGCAACCTTTGACGCGTTTGAAAACGCCATGTCACTGGACATTGCCATGGGCGGTTCGACCAACACGGTTCTGCACCTGCTGGCTATCGCGCATGAGGGCGAGGTCGATTTCACCATGAAAGACATGGACCGGCTCAGCCGCCATGTGCCGTGCCTGTGCAAGGTCGCGCCTAACATAGCCAATGTGCATATGGAAGATGTGCACCGTGCTGGCGGCATCTTTTCGATCCTTGGTGAGCTCAGCCGCGCTGGGCTTTTGCACAATGATTGCTCAACTGTGCATTCCTCGACGATGGGCGAGGCGATTGCCAAATGGGATATCAAGGTCGCCAACAACCCCGACGCTGAAAGCCTGTTCAAAGCGGCCCCCGGCGGGGTGCGCACCACGCAGGCATTTTCGACCGAGAACCGGTATAAGGAACTCGACACCGACCGCGAAGGCGGCGTGATCCGCTCGAAGGAACACGCGTTTAGTCAGGACGGCGGTCTGGCGGTTCTGTTCGGCAACATCGCGCTGGATGGCTGTATCGTGAAAACGGCGGGTGTGGACGAAAGCATCCTGAAATTCACCGGCACCGCGCATGTCTGCGAAAGCCAGGACGCGGCGGTCAGTGACATTCTAACTGGCAAGGTCAAGGAAGGCGATGTCGTCGTCATCCGCTACGAAGGGCCGCGCGGTGGGCCGGGGATGCAGGAAATGCTGTATCCGACCAGCTATCTGAAATCGAAGGGGTTAGGCAAAGCCTGTGCGCTTTTGACCGACGGGCGCTTTTCTGGCGGCACCTCGGGCCTGTCAATCGGCCACGTTTCGCCGGAAGCCGCCGAAGGCGGCGCGATCGGGCTGGTCCAGCAAGGCGACAAGATCGAGATCGACATCCCCAATCGCACCATCCATTTGGCCTTGTCCGACGACGAACTGGCCGCCCGTCGCGCTGCGCAGGACGAAAAAGGCTGGCATCCTGCCGAACCGCGTAAACGCAAGGTGTCCAAAGCGTTGAAAGCCTACGCGTTGCTGGCGTCGTCTGCGGCCAAAGGTGCCGTGCGTATGATCGACTGA
- a CDS encoding ABC transporter substrate-binding protein: protein MCFAGIPARLVSAILGVALSAGLAFGFEVEDRRLYEVTSERARLSVISTADLDVFDPIIRAFQASQPGVTVDYVVTGTTDLMEALYEEGAIFDLAISSAMDLQTKLANDGFALNHTPTVTLPVWASWRNQLFAFTQEPAVVVVSDRLFPPGEAPQNRDELIALLRANPERFQGKIGTYDVRRSGFGYLMATQDSRNSDAFWRLMEVMGRLDAKLYCCSGDMIRDVASGKLALAYNVLGSYAASQQKNTGGYQIIEMSDYVNIMSRTVLIPRTAKNVDDARAMLDFLLGLNSRKDLVDATGLPGIDPSALRANPSLRPIRYGPGLLVFLDSLKRQSFLRNWENSLLQN, encoded by the coding sequence ATGTGTTTCGCTGGTATTCCCGCGCGATTAGTGTCCGCAATTCTTGGGGTGGCCCTGTCTGCCGGTTTGGCATTTGGCTTCGAGGTTGAGGATCGTCGCCTATACGAAGTGACATCCGAACGAGCGCGGCTCAGCGTCATCTCGACCGCCGATCTTGATGTGTTCGATCCGATCATCCGCGCCTTTCAAGCCAGCCAACCGGGCGTAACCGTCGACTATGTTGTGACAGGCACGACTGACTTGATGGAGGCGTTGTATGAGGAGGGGGCGATCTTCGACCTGGCCATATCATCGGCGATGGATTTGCAGACAAAGCTGGCGAATGACGGGTTTGCGCTGAACCACACACCGACAGTAACCTTGCCCGTTTGGGCCAGTTGGCGAAACCAGTTGTTTGCCTTCACGCAAGAGCCAGCGGTGGTCGTGGTCTCGGATCGGCTTTTCCCGCCCGGCGAGGCACCGCAAAACCGGGATGAACTGATTGCCCTTCTGCGCGCCAACCCGGAGCGGTTTCAGGGCAAAATCGGCACCTATGACGTGCGTCGATCCGGCTTTGGCTATCTGATGGCCACGCAGGACAGCCGGAACTCTGACGCATTCTGGCGGCTGATGGAGGTGATGGGACGTCTGGATGCCAAGCTCTATTGTTGCTCGGGTGACATGATCCGGGATGTGGCTTCGGGCAAGCTGGCCTTGGCTTACAATGTGCTGGGCAGTTATGCCGCGAGCCAGCAAAAGAACACCGGTGGCTATCAGATCATCGAGATGAGCGACTATGTAAATATTATGTCGCGCACCGTCCTTATCCCGCGTACGGCAAAGAATGTCGATGATGCCCGTGCCATGCTGGATTTCCTACTCGGCCTGAATTCGCGAAAGGATCTGGTCGACGCTACGGGCTTGCCGGGTATTGATCCGTCCGCACTGCGGGCGAACCCGTCGCTTCGTCCCATTCGGTATGGGCCAGGGCTATTGGTTTTTCTGGACAGCCTGAAACGGCAGAGCTTCCTTCGAAACTGGGAAAACTCATTGTTGCAGAACTGA
- a CDS encoding sensor histidine kinase, which produces MRILGSIRRRLFIQLALVAAVLSLAFFLVVRGVAEQAAEGTQDDILSASATAIADSLRSEDGRVTLDLPYSALSMLGTINEDRVFYSVVSKGQTLTGYPDLPQPELPPRISTPSVETLTYRGDEIRAVSVTRPVGTGANAAQVVVTVAQTRQGLAAISRQITATATGIGAGFFLLATALSLWAAGSALAPITRITGSVTRRGPTDLRPVQANAPDELVPLINALNSFMARLRASLSRTEDFITEAAHRVRTPLATVRAQAEITHRKLNKPEHKQAIREMIRAIDESSRSAGQMLDHAMVTFRADSLAQDALDLRALMDETCARLGPTADLKDIAIRRELGTDPVAFTGDGILLQAALQNVLDNAIKYSPDDSDITARVVLDHNITLSITDQGRGFGDTDLSGLTTRYTRGANVGDIVGSGLGLTIADEVAKAHGGRLEISPNKKGEGACVSLVFPRD; this is translated from the coding sequence GTGAGGATACTCGGATCCATCCGCAGGCGGCTTTTCATCCAGCTAGCCCTTGTCGCAGCTGTGCTGTCGCTGGCGTTCTTTTTGGTCGTGCGTGGAGTCGCCGAACAGGCGGCCGAAGGGACGCAGGACGACATCCTTTCCGCGTCGGCCACGGCCATTGCTGACAGTCTGCGCAGCGAAGATGGTCGCGTCACCCTTGATTTGCCCTACTCTGCCCTGTCGATGCTGGGGACGATCAACGAGGACCGCGTGTTCTATAGCGTTGTGTCGAAGGGCCAAACCCTGACCGGCTACCCCGACTTGCCCCAACCTGAATTGCCACCCCGGATCAGCACACCCAGTGTCGAAACATTGACCTATCGCGGCGACGAGATACGCGCCGTCTCGGTCACGCGCCCGGTCGGCACCGGAGCAAATGCCGCGCAGGTGGTGGTGACGGTTGCACAGACCCGCCAAGGGCTTGCCGCGATTTCGCGGCAGATCACCGCAACGGCAACCGGTATTGGTGCCGGTTTTTTCTTACTGGCAACTGCACTCAGCTTGTGGGCTGCAGGTTCGGCTCTGGCACCGATCACGCGGATCACCGGATCGGTCACACGCCGGGGCCCAACCGATCTGCGCCCCGTCCAGGCCAATGCCCCTGATGAACTTGTGCCGCTGATCAACGCCCTCAACTCCTTCATGGCCCGCCTGCGCGCATCCCTGTCACGCACCGAAGACTTCATCACCGAAGCCGCCCACCGCGTCCGCACCCCGTTGGCAACGGTCCGAGCGCAGGCCGAGATCACACACCGCAAGCTGAACAAGCCTGAACACAAGCAGGCCATTCGTGAGATGATCCGTGCGATTGACGAAAGCTCGCGATCTGCCGGGCAGATGTTGGATCATGCGATGGTTACCTTCCGCGCCGACAGTCTGGCGCAAGATGCGCTGGACCTGCGGGCGCTGATGGACGAAACCTGCGCCCGGCTTGGGCCGACTGCCGATCTGAAAGACATCGCCATCCGGCGCGAGCTTGGCACCGACCCTGTGGCGTTCACCGGCGACGGTATCCTGCTGCAAGCCGCACTTCAAAACGTCCTCGACAACGCGATCAAGTATTCCCCGGACGACAGCGACATCACCGCCCGCGTCGTGCTTGACCACAATATCACTCTGTCGATCACCGATCAGGGACGAGGGTTTGGTGACACGGACTTGTCTGGCCTGACCACCCGCTATACGCGCGGCGCGAATGTGGGCGACATCGTGGGGTCGGGCCTTGGATTGACCATCGCGGACGAGGTCGCGAAAGCGCATGGGGGGCGATTGGAAATTTCACCGAACAAAAAGGGGGAAGGCGCATGTGTTTCGCTGGTATTCCCGCGCGATTAG
- the tviB gene encoding Vi polysaccharide biosynthesis UDP-N-acetylglucosamine C-6 dehydrogenase TviB, whose amino-acid sequence MKDFPDLGQIAVIGLGYVGLPLAVEFGKKRPVIGFDIDAARVCDLQSGIDRTEEVTTNDLSYARHLTFSNNPDALAKANIFIVTVPTPIDAHNRPDLTPLRRASETVGRALSQGDIVIYESTVYPGATEEVCVPILEATSGLTFNRDFFVGYSPERINPGDRDHRLPSIVKVTSGSSPEAADRVDALYAGIITAGTYKAESIRVAEAAKVIENTQRDLNISLVNELAIIFNRLGIDTGAVLKAAGTKWNFLPFQPGLVGGHCIGVDPYYLTHKAEEIGYHPQVILSGRRINDGMGAYVAGQMIKSMMRKGINVAKSRVLILGLTFKENCPDLRNTRVVDILEELRDYGVRVDIHDPLADPDTARTEYGIDLTDTPQSHRYDGVMLTVPHCAYLNRPPGWIHRYAKNLSVIYDIKSALPREMADLRL is encoded by the coding sequence ATGAAAGACTTTCCGGACCTGGGACAGATCGCGGTGATCGGGCTGGGCTATGTCGGCCTACCGCTGGCGGTCGAGTTCGGCAAGAAGCGGCCAGTTATCGGATTTGACATCGACGCTGCCCGCGTTTGTGACTTGCAATCCGGCATCGACCGCACGGAAGAAGTAACAACGAACGACCTGTCCTATGCGCGCCATCTGACTTTCAGCAACAACCCGGACGCGCTGGCGAAGGCCAACATCTTCATCGTAACCGTGCCCACCCCCATCGACGCCCATAACCGACCCGATCTGACACCCCTGCGACGCGCCAGCGAAACCGTGGGCCGCGCGTTGTCCCAAGGCGATATCGTCATTTACGAAAGCACCGTCTATCCCGGAGCGACGGAAGAGGTCTGTGTGCCGATCCTAGAAGCGACCTCGGGCCTGACCTTCAACCGCGATTTCTTCGTGGGCTACAGCCCCGAGCGGATCAACCCCGGCGACCGCGACCACCGCTTGCCGTCGATCGTGAAGGTCACGTCTGGGTCTAGCCCCGAAGCCGCCGACCGCGTCGACGCGCTTTATGCCGGGATCATCACGGCAGGCACCTACAAGGCCGAAAGCATCCGCGTGGCCGAAGCCGCCAAGGTGATCGAGAACACCCAGCGCGATCTGAACATCAGCCTGGTGAACGAGCTTGCGATCATCTTCAACCGGCTGGGCATCGACACGGGTGCCGTACTGAAGGCAGCGGGCACCAAGTGGAACTTCCTGCCGTTCCAGCCGGGGCTGGTCGGCGGTCACTGCATCGGCGTGGACCCCTATTACCTGACCCACAAGGCAGAGGAAATTGGCTATCACCCGCAGGTGATCCTATCGGGCCGCCGGATCAATGACGGCATGGGCGCCTATGTCGCCGGGCAAATGATCAAGTCGATGATGCGCAAGGGGATCAATGTCGCCAAATCGCGGGTGCTGATCCTTGGGCTGACCTTCAAGGAAAACTGCCCCGACCTGCGCAACACGCGCGTCGTTGATATTCTGGAAGAGCTGCGCGACTACGGCGTCCGGGTGGACATCCACGACCCACTTGCCGACCCGGACACGGCGCGCACTGAATATGGCATCGACCTGACCGACACGCCGCAATCGCACCGCTATGACGGGGTAATGCTGACCGTGCCGCACTGCGCCTATCTGAATCGCCCGCCGGGCTGGATCCACCGTTATGCCAAGAACCTGTCGGTGATCTATGACATCAAATCCGCCCTGCCGCGGGAAATGGCGGATCTGCGGTTGTGA
- a CDS encoding glycosyltransferase yields MNGIRSIFVTNNGLSDHIGTAQVLPYLEGLAARGHQIACLSVEHPTRQEEFATRIAPRLERAGIEHSPILRHTLPLAGKLERFAIPGLMQSRLEKLIETFQPDLIHCRSYMPLGAVLPVSLRRGLPFVFDMRGFWVDERCEAGIWQGPVGRSIARHFRKLETRAISKASAIVALTHDAKSIVAARRPSAGLATSVVPCSVDQSKFLPDKALRASTRRELGYSTKDVVLVHLGSAGPLYQMGTTYRLLAALQAQDMQARLLLVGDHSIDQHVQAARGYGVTLDPAHLTCKRVPHDDVPALLNAADIGLSFRIASKSSLGVSATKVGEYLSCGLPVISNTGIGDINDILPDRSFGLVLARHDSPAIEHAARTIASAPFAPRSVIRTHATGRFSLERACEAYDALYRTFGMERQAA; encoded by the coding sequence ATGAACGGCATCCGTTCGATCTTCGTTACCAATAACGGACTGTCTGATCATATCGGCACCGCCCAAGTGCTGCCCTATCTTGAGGGGCTGGCTGCCCGAGGCCATCAAATCGCCTGCCTGTCTGTCGAACATCCGACCCGACAGGAAGAGTTCGCCACCAGGATCGCGCCGCGGCTGGAACGTGCGGGGATCGAGCACAGCCCGATTCTGCGTCACACCCTGCCGCTGGCAGGCAAGCTGGAACGTTTCGCCATCCCGGGACTGATGCAAAGCCGTCTGGAAAAGCTGATCGAGACCTTTCAGCCCGACCTGATCCATTGCCGCAGCTACATGCCGCTGGGCGCTGTGCTGCCAGTCAGCCTGCGACGCGGCCTGCCCTTCGTATTCGACATGCGCGGCTTCTGGGTGGACGAACGCTGCGAGGCGGGTATCTGGCAGGGGCCGGTGGGCCGCAGCATCGCTCGCCACTTCCGCAAACTCGAAACCCGCGCTATCAGCAAGGCAAGCGCCATTGTCGCCTTGACACATGATGCAAAATCCATTGTCGCGGCGCGGCGCCCATCGGCCGGATTGGCGACAAGTGTCGTGCCTTGCAGTGTCGACCAGTCAAAGTTTCTTCCCGACAAAGCCCTGCGAGCCAGCACACGACGAGAGCTTGGTTACTCGACTAAAGATGTGGTGCTGGTGCATCTTGGATCAGCCGGGCCGCTTTACCAGATGGGCACCACATATCGCCTGCTGGCCGCGCTTCAGGCGCAGGACATGCAGGCGCGGCTGTTGCTGGTTGGCGATCATTCCATCGATCAGCATGTGCAGGCAGCCCGCGGTTATGGCGTCACGCTGGACCCGGCGCACCTGACGTGTAAGCGCGTGCCGCATGATGACGTGCCAGCGCTTCTGAATGCTGCCGATATCGGCCTGTCCTTCCGTATCGCCAGCAAGTCCAGCCTCGGCGTTTCGGCCACCAAGGTGGGCGAATACCTGTCCTGCGGTCTGCCAGTGATCAGCAACACAGGGATCGGAGACATCAACGATATTCTCCCAGACCGAAGTTTTGGCCTGGTGCTGGCCCGTCACGACTCACCCGCGATTGAACACGCTGCCCGGACGATCGCCTCTGCACCATTCGCTCCACGCTCGGTCATTCGCACCCATGCAACAGGGCGGTTCTCGCTTGAGCGAGCTTGCGAAGCCTATGACGCGCTCTATCGCACGTTCGGAATGGAAAGGCAGGCTGCATGA
- a CDS encoding glycosyltransferase: MKHAYPLQSDNTLAFVLPDIRGGGAERVMLTLATELAQFGYAPHLILARAGGALMADAQRAGFSITDLNADRLRGVAAPLRHWLRENQPAALIPAMWPLTSIAVWAARGTGVPVITTDHATLSDQYAHKGALHWLALRASIRATYPRARANVSVSAGSARDLERLGRLPANRVKVIHNPVTRPDPNTGRAVWPANARHRILAVGSLRWQKDFPTLLRAFRLLLVQGCDGELVILGDGPDRKALSAMLQPLGLIDRVTMPGFTPDTGTYYASADLFALSSRSEGFANVIVEALSHGLPVVATDCPHGPSEILDTSDIGSLVPVGDAAALAAAMDAALRAPPSPDAALRRASDFRPGVAAVKFLSLLPQPQLSESMRQA, from the coding sequence ATGAAGCACGCTTATCCGCTGCAATCTGACAATACACTGGCCTTCGTGCTGCCCGACATTCGGGGCGGCGGGGCGGAGCGTGTGATGCTGACGCTGGCCACCGAGCTTGCGCAGTTCGGCTATGCCCCCCACCTGATCCTTGCCCGCGCAGGTGGCGCGTTGATGGCAGATGCCCAGCGCGCAGGCTTTTCCATCACCGACCTAAACGCCGACCGTCTGCGGGGGGTCGCAGCCCCGTTGCGACATTGGCTGCGCGAAAACCAACCCGCGGCCCTGATCCCGGCGATGTGGCCCCTGACCAGCATCGCGGTCTGGGCGGCGCGCGGGACGGGTGTGCCGGTCATCACCACTGATCACGCGACGCTATCAGATCAATACGCGCACAAAGGCGCGCTGCACTGGCTTGCGCTGCGGGCCAGCATCCGCGCGACCTATCCAAGGGCGCGAGCCAATGTCTCGGTCTCGGCCGGGTCTGCCCGCGATCTGGAGCGTTTGGGGCGTCTGCCCGCCAACCGCGTCAAGGTCATCCACAATCCGGTGACGCGCCCCGATCCCAACACGGGTCGCGCCGTCTGGCCCGCAAATGCGCGGCACCGGATATTGGCCGTGGGCTCTCTGCGCTGGCAGAAAGATTTTCCGACCCTTCTGCGGGCGTTTCGTCTGCTGCTGGTTCAAGGTTGCGACGGCGAGCTTGTCATTCTTGGCGACGGGCCGGATCGCAAGGCGTTGTCGGCGATGTTGCAACCGCTGGGCCTGATCGACCGGGTAACGATGCCCGGGTTCACACCAGATACCGGCACCTATTACGCAAGTGCCGATCTGTTCGCACTTAGTTCACGCAGCGAGGGCTTTGCCAATGTGATCGTCGAGGCGTTGTCGCACGGCCTACCCGTGGTCGCGACCGACTGTCCGCATGGTCCTTCCGAAATTCTGGACACCAGCGACATCGGCAGCTTGGTCCCCGTCGGGGACGCCGCCGCCCTTGCCGCCGCGATGGACGCCGCCCTGCGTGCGCCGCCCAGCCCTGACGCCGCTCTCAGACGCGCATCCGATTTCCGCCCGGGCGTCGCGGCGGTCAAGTTCCTCTCACTCCTCCCGCAACCCCAGTTATCAGAATCAATGAGGCAAGCATGA
- a CDS encoding ABC transporter ATP-binding protein codes for MKRRTLGKLWSLLTPRERRRGTLVLGLALVMAVFEVIGVASVFPFFLALSDPSLVQTNSYLSATYQWGGFTDHHSFLLALALVTFAFLVSGALIRSAGEYAMTRFVQMRRHSLGTRLITRYLRQPYAFFLGRHTGEMAKNILSEVEQVTMFALAPVLRLTTSLVTLVAMLAFLIVMDPIIALAAMAILGTAYALIFLTIRRLVTRNSARRVAADEARYTIAREALGGIKDIRILGKEDAYIRHFRAPSIEVSRMQAANLVLGQVPKYLVEAIGFGGMLLLCVALLATLGPNASTAAILPKLGVYAFAGYRMLPSVQGIYRAMVELRFGAGAVDVLFDDMQGLSDATIGTADVQPMRLTTALEVRNVSYSYDSCARSISDLSLTIPAGASIGIVGGTGAGKTTLIDLLLGLLSPQSGRISVDGTPITAANVTGWHAAIGYVPQSIFLADTSIAENIALGTPRAQIDMKRIAEYARMAQLDHFVETQLPNGYDTTIGESGVRLSGGQRQRIGIARALYHNPDILVFDEATSALDTTTEREVMKAIAGLRGQKTIVMIAHRISTVEGCDQIIVLEHGRIVAQGSYAQLIAQHDGFRALAGVAA; via the coding sequence GTGAAAAGGCGGACCCTTGGCAAGCTCTGGTCGCTTCTGACCCCACGCGAACGCAGGCGCGGCACGCTGGTGCTCGGCCTTGCGCTGGTGATGGCGGTGTTCGAGGTGATCGGCGTCGCCTCGGTCTTTCCATTCTTTCTGGCGCTGTCTGACCCCAGCCTTGTTCAGACGAACTCCTACCTGTCCGCCACCTATCAATGGGGCGGGTTCACCGATCACCACAGTTTCCTGCTCGCACTGGCGCTTGTCACCTTCGCTTTCCTTGTCAGCGGCGCGCTGATCCGCAGCGCAGGGGAATATGCGATGACCCGGTTTGTGCAGATGCGTCGCCACAGCCTTGGCACAAGGCTGATCACCCGCTATCTGCGCCAGCCTTACGCATTCTTTCTGGGACGCCACACGGGCGAGATGGCCAAGAATATCCTGTCTGAGGTCGAGCAAGTCACCATGTTCGCTCTGGCTCCGGTGCTGCGATTGACCACATCCCTTGTGACGCTGGTGGCCATGCTGGCCTTTCTGATCGTCATGGACCCCATTATTGCGCTCGCGGCCATGGCCATTCTGGGCACCGCCTATGCGCTGATCTTCCTGACCATCCGCCGCCTTGTCACCCGCAACAGCGCCCGCCGCGTGGCCGCGGATGAGGCACGATACACCATCGCGCGCGAAGCGTTGGGCGGCATCAAGGACATCCGTATCCTTGGGAAAGAAGACGCCTATATCCGACATTTCCGCGCCCCATCTATCGAGGTGTCGCGGATGCAGGCCGCCAACCTCGTGCTGGGCCAAGTGCCGAAATACCTGGTCGAGGCGATTGGTTTTGGCGGCATGTTGCTTCTGTGCGTCGCCCTGCTGGCAACCCTCGGCCCCAACGCCAGCACCGCCGCGATCCTGCCGAAACTTGGCGTCTATGCCTTTGCGGGCTACCGGATGTTGCCATCCGTGCAGGGCATTTACCGCGCAATGGTCGAGCTTCGCTTCGGCGCGGGTGCGGTGGATGTTCTGTTTGACGACATGCAGGGCTTGTCGGATGCCACAATCGGCACCGCGGATGTGCAGCCGATGCGCCTGACCACGGCGCTGGAGGTGAGGAATGTCAGCTACTCCTACGACAGCTGCGCGCGCAGTATATCCGATCTGTCCCTAACCATTCCAGCGGGCGCGTCCATCGGGATCGTCGGCGGCACAGGGGCGGGAAAGACGACGCTGATCGACCTTTTGCTGGGGCTTCTTTCCCCGCAATCCGGGCGGATCAGTGTCGATGGTACACCAATTACCGCGGCAAACGTGACGGGCTGGCACGCCGCCATCGGTTATGTGCCGCAGTCGATCTTTCTGGCCGACACCAGCATCGCCGAGAACATCGCCCTTGGCACGCCCCGCGCGCAGATCGACATGAAACGCATCGCGGAATATGCCCGCATGGCGCAACTGGATCATTTTGTCGAAACGCAACTGCCAAACGGCTATGACACCACCATCGGCGAAAGCGGTGTGCGGCTGTCTGGCGGACAACGCCAGCGCATCGGCATCGCCCGCGCCCTGTATCACAACCCCGACATCCTTGTGTTTGACGAGGCGACAAGCGCGCTTGACACCACAACAGAACGCGAAGTGATGAAGGCGATTGCGGGGCTTCGGGGGCAGAAAACCATCGTGATGATCGCCCACCGAATCTCGACCGTCGAGGGCTGCGATCAGATCATCGTGCTGGAACATGGGCGCATCGTGGCCCAGGGAAGCTATGCCCAGCTGATCGCGCAACATGACGGGTTTCGCGCGCTGGCGGGGGTGGCGGCATGA